GCGGGGACCTCTGACCTGGACATTCGTTGTCGCCACGGACCACGGTGGACCCCGGTAGACATTACATAGGCTAGGAGCAGATTCTAGTGATCAGTTACAAGTCCCAGGTCAGAGGTTGTTTCAGCTGTTCGCCGAGGGCTGATATCTCACATATCTATTGCTGGAACTGCGGCACAAGGTCGAGATCCATCGGATGACTGGGCGGGTCGTCGAGTGCCCGATCGACGAGATGAACCGCCCGCGGGGATCCAAGGACGCTGCCCTGTGGATCCCGCCGACCGAGCCGGAGGCCAGGCGCTGTTCACCGGCTGGGGCGGCGAGCTGGCGACCTGCCGCAAGTTCGCCCCCACCGCGCGGAACTGCACCGCATCGAATCTGATGTCGCAGGTCGGGCTCGGGGTGAGCGAGGCATGCAAACTCGACCTGGCCGACATCAAGTGGGACCTGGGCCGCTTCGGCAAGCTCCATGTGCGTCACGGCGAGGGCGCCCGCGGCTCGGGTCCGCGCGAGCGGATGGTGCCGCTGATCAACGGCGCCGACCGCATGCTGCGGTGGTTCATCGAGGACGTCCGGGGCCAGTTCGACGACGACCGCACTCGACCCGGTGCCCCGCTGTTCCCCTCCGAGCGCAAGGGCACCGACGGCTCCTCGCGCCTCGTCGGCGACGACGCGTTGCGCAACGGTCTGGCCGCCGCGGCGGAGGTCGCGTCCAAAAGGTGGTGTAAAGGCGACGAGCGAAGGTTTCGGACTGAACGGCCAAGTTCGTACGAAAGGACCCACGCTCGTGCAGTCACGAGTATCGCCCATCCAGGCGATCCATGCCGAGATCGATGCCGTCTTCGCCCAGGGCCGACCGCTGGCCGAGTGTCTGGAGGATGTTGCCCGTCTCGGCGCCAGGTGATCATCCAGTTCGCGTTGGAAGTTGAGGTCGAGGAGTTCCTCGGCCCGGCCCACTACCAGCGCGCCGGTGCCGCCGCTGATGGTGAGGCCGGTGAGACGGAGGGGGTCGTACCGGTCGTGCGGGCCGGCACCGCAACGGGCATCGCGAGGCGACCATCAAGACGACGTCCGGACCGGTGACGGTGGCCCGTCCCAGAGGGCGGGGCACCACGGAGGCGTTCGCTCGCGTCTGTTCGGCACCGCGGTGACGTGGACGAATGCGCTAGAGTCGCTGGTGTTCGCCTCGTTCGTCCGCGGCCTGTCCACCCGGGACGTGGAGAACATCCTCGCCGAAGCCCTCGGCTCCGACGCGGCGCTGTCGAAGTCCACGGTCTCCAACATCTGCCAGGCCATCCGCGGCGAGTATGACGCCTGGTGGATGCGCGACCTGACCGGCGTCACGCTGGACTACTTGTTCATCGACGCCTCGCACTTCCGCATGCACCCGAACGTGCCCGCGGAGCCGGTGCTGGCCGCCTGGGGTATCGACACCGACGGCAAACCCGTCTTCATCGGCCTGGAAGCCGCCGCCTCCGAGTCCCACGACGCCTGGGTCAACTTCTCTGCCGGGCTCCTGGATCGCGGGCTGGAGCCTCCGCTGCTGGTCATATCCGACGGCGGCAAGGGACTCATCTCCGCCTGCGAGCTCGTCTTGGGCCGGGCCTGCGCCAGCGGTGTCTCATTCATAAATGCCGCAACGTCGTCTCGAAGGTCAGCCTGCACGACCAGGAACAGGTCAAGAAGGAGTTCTGGGAGATCTTCGATACCGCCGCACTCGGCCTTGCCCCGGCCAGCTGCTCGTCGTCGCCGTCGAGCGCCTCCTCGGCGACTTCGCGGCGAAGCGGGAGAAGACCTACCCGGCCGCGGCCAATTCCCTTCTGGTCGACTGGAATTCACTCGCCACTTACCTGCGGTGTCCCGCCGATTACCACAAGCGCATCCGGCACTGCAACTTTATCGAGTGGACCTTCAGCGAGACCCGCCGCCGTGTCAAGGTCATCGGCCACTTCCCCGGCGAGACCAGCTGCGTCTCCCTCGCCTTCGCCGTCCTTTCCAGGGCTGCCACAGCACCCTGATCGAGGGCGCTGACGGTGTATCGGTTGCGGTGCTGGACGGTGACGTTGACGGTGCCGGTGTGGCATCGAAAGCAACAACTCTGAGCCGTGAGGCGGCGGCTGCGCACGGGCTGAGCCCGCGCCTGCTCGACGAGCTGGCCGAACTCGCCGAGGTCAAGGTCCGCGATGGCGGGCTGAAGCTGATGGGCGAAGGCAGCCTGCTGGTTGAGCTGACCAGGCATCTCATGCAGGCCGCCGTCGAGGCGGAGATGGACCAGCATCTGGGCGAGGAGGCCGGCCGCACCGGTGGCTGGGGCTCTCGTTCTGGCGGCAACGCCCGCAACGACTACCGGCCCAGGAAGGTCATGACGGAGGTCGGCGCCGTGGCGGTGCAGGTCCCGACTGAAGATCACGGTGGAGACCACGGCCTGACCAGTGAGACCGCTTTGCGGTGCGGCGCTGCTCGCGCAGACCCCACTCCTTCAGGGCGGCTGCTCCCGCCAGGTGCAGGAAGTGGGTGGACACGGTGTCGCTGGGAAACTTTGTCCGGTCGAGCAGTAGGGAAGGCAGGCGCGCGGTGATGTTGCTCGCACGCCGATTCGGGTTCCGTTGGCGCCGGGTTGGCGGCGTTCTGGTGGGTGTAGCGGGTTGGCCAGCATCTTTGCAGCTCAGAAGTGGTGTGGGGTGGATTGGCGCAAGTGCATGTGTCGCCGCCTCTGGCAGGACGCACGCTGACTTGATGCTGACTTTCATGATGGGCCATCAGATAGTGTTGATGGGGCGTCATGTTGGACTGTTCGCTTGGTGTGGATCAGAGGCGGATTGCCACGGGTGTCGAATGCTGTCCGGGTTCGATTTTCGGAGCCGGACTGCTGGTATCGCCGCTGTTGCGAATAGTCCGGCATGCCGAATGCGTTGCTGGCGGTGGGGTGAAGTTTCCCCGTGATCCTGGACACTCTTCTTCTACGCTGCGAGTGTTTGGGCGTTACGGAACCGCTGACGCGTCTCGTGGGGTGTGAGGTACCCGAACACAGCGTGTTTGCGCAGGCGGCGCCGGTTGTAGAAGGTCTCAATGAACGTGAACACGTCGGCGCGGGCGGTCGCCCGGTCGGGCCAGATCCGGGTGCCGATCTCTTCCTTGAGCACGGCCCAGAAGCTCTCCGCCGCGGCGTTGTCGAAGCAGGAGCCAGTCCTGCCGGTGCTCTCACGAAGCCCCAACGTGTGTACTTCTGCGCGGAATTCAGCTGAGGTGTACTCGCTTCCGCGGTCGCTGTGTGTGATGCAGCCGTCTTCCAGGCCGCCCCGGCCGTGGGCCATCCGCAGTGCGTCGACCACCAGCGCGGCACGGTGGTGGTCCGCCATCGCGTAACCGACGACCTCGCGGGTGGCCAGGTCCAGCCAGCAGGCCAGATACAACCAGCCCTCACGGGTGGGCAGGTACGTGATGTCCCCAACCAGCCGGGTGCCGGGCCGGGCGGCGGTGAAGTCACGGCCGATCAGGTCCGGGGCGGGCCGTGCCTGCTTGTCGGGACGGGTCAGCGAGCGGCGTCTTCGGCGTGTGACGCCGGTGATCCGACGTTCGCGCATGACCCGCTCCACCCGCTTGCGGTTGACTGGTCGGCCCAGCCGCCGTAGCTCGGCGTGCACGCGCGGAACACCGTAGGCGCCCTTCGAGGCCAGGTGGATCACGGTGATCTCGTGGGCCAGCGCGTCATCCGCCCGCGTCCGGGCCTCCCGGGCATCCTCCGCCTCCAGCCAGGCGTAGAACGAGGAGCGGACCACGCCCAGGACACGGCACAGCAGGGCCACCGGGTAGACGGCCTTCTCCGCAGCGATGAACTGGTAGAACTCGCTCACCGATCGCTGTCCTTCGCGAAGAAGGCCGCCTTAGATTCAACCGGTCAAGGCAACACTCTCGGCCGGGGTGCGGAATCCCAGGCACTTGCGGGGGCGGTTGTTGAGTTTTGCCGCGATGGCATCAAGGTCGCCCTGGCTGAACGTCGAGAGGTTCGTCCCTTTGGGCAGGTACTGCCGGAGCAGCTTGTTGGTGTTCTCGTTGGTGCCCCGCTGCCAGGGGCTGCGTGGGGCTGCGAAGAACACGTCGACGCCGGTGTCGGTGCTGAGACGCTTATGGGCTGCCAGTTCCATGCCGCGGTCCCAGGTCAGCGTGCCTCGTAGTCGGGAGTCCATGCGCGTGTATGTCTCGGCTAGAGCTGGAACGACAACGTTGGTGTGGCGGCTGGCGAGTTTCACGACCGTGAGGAACCGCGTCTTTCGGTCGACCAGGGTGGCGACCTGGCTGTTGTTCGAGCCGATCACCAGATCGCCTTCCAGATGTCCGGGCTCGCTGCGGTCCTCCGCGGCCTGGGGGCGCTCCTCGATCGGCCGGGCATCGGTGATCTGCGAGCGCCATTGTCCCTTCACCGTGTGTCGCTTGTTCTTCCGGATCGGGCGGCCGGTGCGAAGGCGTTTGCAGACCTCGCGGGGGATCACTTTCCACCGGGTGGTGTAGACCGACCGGTAGATCGTCTCGTGGCTGATCTCCATCGCCGGGTCATTGCCGTGATAGCGACGAAGGTGGCCGACTATCTGCTCGGGTGACCACTCCTCGCAGAGCAGGGTCAGCACCTTCTGCCTGAGCGCCGGTCTGGTGGCGAGCAGGCACCGTTTCGGGCGCCTGGCGCGGTCAAGTGCCCGTTCCTGCGCAGCGATTGCCCGGTAGACGTCGCGTCCGCCGTTGTTGCCGACTTCACGGCTGATCGTCGACACCGCACGCCCCAGCAGGCTGGCGATCGCCCGGTAGGAATGGCCGGCACAAAGCCCGCGCGAGATCTCTTCCCGCTCGCCCAAGGTCAGGCTTCCAGCGCGCGCCTTGCGAGGCGCGGGAGCGATTCCTCCGTGATGCTTGAGGACGGTGAACACCGAGCCGGGCGGTTTGCCGATCTGTCT
Above is a genomic segment from Streptomyces sp. NBC_01454 containing:
- a CDS encoding transposase gives rise to the protein MGEGSLLVELTRHLMQAAVEAEMDQHLGEEAGRTGGWGSRSGGNARNDYRPRKVMTEVGAVAVQVPTEDHGGDHGLTSETALRCGAARADPTPSGRLLPPGAGSGWTRCRWETLSGRAVGKAGAR
- a CDS encoding IS30 family transposase; this encodes MSDETKADLWRRWRSGESISVISRQIGKPPGSVFTVLKHHGGIAPAPRKARAGSLTLGEREEISRGLCAGHSYRAIASLLGRAVSTISREVGNNGGRDVYRAIAAQERALDRARRPKRCLLATRPALRQKVLTLLCEEWSPEQIVGHLRRYHGNDPAMEISHETIYRSVYTTRWKVIPREVCKRLRTGRPIRKNKRHTVKGQWRSQITDARPIEERPQAAEDRSEPGHLEGDLVIGSNNSQVATLVDRKTRFLTVVKLASRHTNVVVPALAETYTRMDSRLRGTLTWDRGMELAAHKRLSTDTGVDVFFAAPRSPWQRGTNENTNKLLRQYLPKGTNLSTFSQGDLDAIAAKLNNRPRKCLGFRTPAESVALTG
- a CDS encoding IS3 family transposase encodes the protein MSEFYQFIAAEKAVYPVALLCRVLGVVRSSFYAWLEAEDAREARTRADDALAHEITVIHLASKGAYGVPRVHAELRRLGRPVNRKRVERVMRERRITGVTRRRRRSLTRPDKQARPAPDLIGRDFTAARPGTRLVGDITYLPTREGWLYLACWLDLATREVVGYAMADHHRAALVVDALRMAHGRGGLEDGCITHSDRGSEYTSAEFRAEVHTLGLRESTGRTGSCFDNAAAESFWAVLKEEIGTRIWPDRATARADVFTFIETFYNRRRLRKHAVFGYLTPHETRQRFRNAQTLAA